In Candidatus Neomarinimicrobiota bacterium, the following proteins share a genomic window:
- a CDS encoding transketolase — KMIWIAGHSGPETAEDARTHFGIFAPGVTQLFPETQILNLHPWEHNEVAPVLGAALATDVPIITLHLTRPPIEIPDRHALGMESHMMAAKGAYIIRDYDPDRPGEGVVIIRGTSCTSNLVKILPRLKEEGPNVKVVAAISWGLFQRQLDDYRRAVLSQEEMRDAMIITNTALRLMHNWIADASVKQYSLSSDWDNRWRTGGSVEEVVEEAHLSPEWIWQGIGQFGQVRTERASKLASATI; from the coding sequence AAAATGATCTGGATTGCTGGTCACTCCGGACCGGAGACGGCGGAAGACGCGCGCACACATTTTGGCATCTTCGCCCCAGGCGTGACCCAGCTCTTTCCCGAAACGCAGATTCTCAATCTCCACCCGTGGGAGCACAATGAGGTGGCGCCTGTCCTAGGTGCGGCCCTCGCCACGGACGTCCCCATCATCACCCTCCACCTTACGCGACCCCCCATTGAGATCCCCGACCGGCATGCACTCGGCATGGAGTCCCACATGATGGCGGCGAAGGGAGCGTACATCATCAGGGACTATGATCCAGACCGTCCAGGGGAGGGGGTTGTCATCATCCGAGGAACAAGCTGTACGTCTAACCTGGTTAAAATTCTCCCCCGGCTCAAAGAGGAAGGTCCCAACGTGAAGGTGGTGGCAGCAATCTCATGGGGACTGTTCCAGCGCCAGCTCGATGACTATCGCCGCGCTGTGCTATCACAAGAGGAAATGCGCGACGCCATGATCATCACGAACACAGCGCTCCGGCTGATGCACAACTGGATCGCTGACGCCAGCGTGAAGCAGTATTCCCTATCTTCCGACTGGGACAACCGTTGGCGCACAGGCGGCAGTGTGGAGGAGGTGGTGGAAGAGGCGCACCTCTCGCCGGAATGGATCTGGCAGGGGATTGGGCAGTTTGGGCAGGTACGGACGGAAAGGGCGTCAAAACTGGCTTCCGCGACAATATAG